The nucleotide sequence TGGGAGATATATCCACCCAACTGTCGCAAGTCTCCCGTGATCTGGCAGAGGGTTCTGAAGAGATGCGCAATGCCTCCACCCAGGTGCGTGAATCTGCCCAGGAGATGGAAACCAACAATCAAAATATTGCCAGCAATACGGAAGAGATGTCCCATAATCTGGATGATATTTCATCAACCGCCCAAGAGTTTAGCCAAAATATGGGGGCCATCTCAGCAGCGGCTGAAGAGGTTAGTACATCCCTTAGCACCATTGTCGCCGCTTCTGAAGAGGCGGGCACCAATATGCAATCGGTGGCCAATTCGGCGGAAAATTCCAGTGGTAATATGCAATCTGTTGTGGGAGATGTGCATGAACTGGATAACAATATGGGGGACATTCAAAACCGCTGCGTTCAGGCTAAAAATGAGTCTCTAAGCGCCGTGGCACAGGCAGAAGATACAGCCAAGCAGGTGATGAGCCTTGAAAAAATGGCCATGGAGATCTCCAAGGTTGTGGACATGATCAACGATATTGCAGATCAAACCAATATGCTGGCCTTGAATGCCTCTATTGAATCGGCAAGTGCTGGGGAGTCTGGCAAAGGGTTTGCTGTGGTAGCCAATGAAGTGAAAGAGCTGGCAGGTAAAACCACCGAAGCCACCACCATGATTGCGGAAAATATTGAGAGCATTCAAGATAGCTCCAAACGTGCCGTGCAACAGAGCCGATCCGTTTCCGCTGCCATTCAAAACTTAAGCACCATTAATGAAGAGATTGATCTGTCTGTTGAAGAGCAAAAAGGCACATTAAGGAACCTCTCTGATGCCATCGGCTCTGTGGCGCATGAAACCCAGGCGGTTACCCGTGAAGTGAATGAAGCTTCACAAGCCATTAATGAGATCAGCCGTAATATCACGGAAATCTCTAATGGTATTCAGGAGGTCACACTTAATGTAACCCACATCAGCCAGGGTGTGACGGATATGTCCAGCAAGGTTGAACATGCCAGTGAGGGGGGTAAACAGATTAATCAACGGGTGACAGAGTCTGCTCAAGCCTCTTCAAACATTGCGCAAGCGCTGGGCCGTGTTCAAGAGACGTCAGATACGGTGCGTAGCTTAAGTGAGCATGTTCTTCATCAGTCTGAGGATATGAACCGTTCTAGCCAAACCTTAAAAGAGCTGATTTCGCAGTTTAATCTACGTTAAAGCACGGCGTGCTATGCTGCATTATCTTGAAGCTGCTGAACGGCATTAAAGATCTGTTGAGCATCCGGTGGCCAAGCCAAATACGTACCCCGGCGGTACCAGCGTCCAGCTTGGCGTTGTAACAGATAGATAAAGCCTGTATGGCCACTTTGATCTTCAATCATCGTATTGGGGGTAATGGTCACATCCAAGGCACGGTTGATCTGTGGCAGGTTATCCACCATGGGTTCAAAACCGAGAAACGCATCGTGAAAACTCTGTGCATACCCTTCAGCCGGTTGGTGTACTCCTGCCTCAGTGGCGGTAGAGAGGATATTGACAAAGAGTAAAGCCGGCGCAGCCCTTGGAGCATTTTGCTCAAAACGTAGACGCACATCAGCCATACTCTGCAAAGCGGTGGGACAAGAGACCCCACACCCGACAAAGCCCAGGTAGAGTAGGGCTTCATCCTGTTTAACCCGACGCAGCAATGGTAGGTCTAACGGTTGGTGCTCATGGTTAACCCCATTAGCATCACCCTGAAAACCCACCAAACCTACGGCAAACACCCAAACCACATTGAACAGTAAGAGCAACCCCACCACCCACTGTTTTCGCCGTTCGGACCACTGCTGTGGCTGAAATAAAGAGACCACTAGGCTGTCAATTCTGCCTGCGCACTATCCAGCTCCTTACGTCCCCCTTCCAGATCGGTAAAGAGACTCTCTAAACCACCGATATTACGATGCATACCTGTTATTAAATCAAAAGCCTGATCCAACTCATGGCGTACATGCCCCGCGTTGCTATCGGAACGTTCTGCCGCTTGGCCAATACGGTCCGCCAACTCATGAGTGGCCATGGCTGCATTGGCCACTTGATCAGCATGGACCACAGAGGCTGAAACCGCCCCGGCTATTTGTTGTGAACTCTCAGCTGCCTGACCAGCAGCCTGATCCAGATCTTGAGCAAACTGCGTTAGCTCCATGGATTGTTGGGTAATTTCGTCGGTTGCTTGGGCAGCTTGTAACATAGAGTGAGCCGAGCGCTCTGTAACATGGGTTTGATCTTCCACCCCATGTGCAATGGCATTATTGGCTTCATTGACCCGGTTGACTGACTTAATGATCTCACCAAGCGCACTGGCCACGGTGCGCGAGTTATCCTGCACATCCCGTACTTGGGTTGAGATATCTTCTGTCGCCTGGGCGGTCTGCTGGGCCAACTCTTTGACCTCATTGGCCACCACCGCAAAACCCTTACCAGCATCCCCAGCACCTGCCGCTTCAATAGAGGCATTTAACGCCAGCATATTGGTCTGTTCTGCAATGTTGTTAATGACATCCACCACCTTACCAATTTCTATGGCTGCGCTGTTCAACGCATCCACAACCGGTCCCACCGCTTCTGCCCGCACATTAGCATGCTCAGAACGTTCACGGGCATCTCGACTCTGCTGGCTCATCTCCACCAAGGCGCCACGCTGTTCGGTAATGGCACTGGTCACTTCACCAATCACACCGTTAATAGAAGCAAGACGGTTGTTCATGGCAGACAGGTTCATATCCATACGGCTGCTCAAATCCGCCACCGTTTGTACATTCACATTACCGTTTTGTGCCTCTTGGTTGATCAGGTTCAAATCTTGGCGCAGCGCATCCGCCGCTTCACGCATGGCCGTTACATTATCCTGTGACTGATCCACCGCTGAACGGATATGTACCACATCCTCAACAAGTTGACGGTTGGCACCAACCAAGTTATCGGCAATTTCACGGGTACGGTTGGAACTTTCAACCAGCGTATTTTTGCAACTAACCCCCTCACCAATGGCACCGCCGAGCCGCTCAGTCTGGCTCTGTATACTGCCCAAAATGGATTGCAAATTACCCAAAAAACCATTGACCGCAATGGCCTCACTATTATGCTCTTTCACACGTAAGGAGAGGTTACGGTGGCGGATAACCTGACTTAAGGTCGCCGTAATTTCTACATTGGCCAGATATTGATTGGTCATTTGTAGAATAATGTAGGCAAAAACAGCGGTCTCAACCACTACAAACAGTGCATGTAAAATGACAATTTCCAACCCATAGCCATAGTTGAAAATGGTGATGGGCACACCCCACGCATGGACATCAAACTGCTGAAGAAAATTAAAGGTAAGATGGTGTACCGCAATGGTCCCTGCGGCAGCTAAAATGGGGACAATATCTTTGTAACGCACCATAAAGGCCAATGCGACAAAGACATGAAAGTGCAGTTCAATACGCCCTAAGTGTTGCTGGATCACAATGGCGGAGAACACCATAAAGCTGGCCCCCATGACCGCACGTGTCAGTGCCCGCCCAGGCATAATTCGATACGCAAGCCAAGCCACCAGTGTGGTGACACCACCACCA is from Magnetococcus sp. PR-3 and encodes:
- a CDS encoding SCO family protein, giving the protein MVSLFQPQQWSERRKQWVVGLLLLFNVVWVFAVGLVGFQGDANGVNHEHQPLDLPLLRRVKQDEALLYLGFVGCGVSCPTALQSMADVRLRFEQNAPRAAPALLFVNILSTATEAGVHQPAEGYAQSFHDAFLGFEPMVDNLPQINRALDVTITPNTMIEDQSGHTGFIYLLQRQAGRWYRRGTYLAWPPDAQQIFNAVQQLQDNAA
- a CDS encoding methyl-accepting chemotaxis protein, which encodes MKALFPAYDKNLSDEVRKELQKDFAASDRMMLRLIIAQWILVSTVTAFSHGFYLLGMVGGGVTTLVAWLAYRIMPGRALTRAVMGASFMVFSAIVIQQHLGRIELHFHVFVALAFMVRYKDIVPILAAAGTIAVHHLTFNFLQQFDVHAWGVPITIFNYGYGLEIVILHALFVVVETAVFAYIILQMTNQYLANVEITATLSQVIRHRNLSLRVKEHNSEAIAVNGFLGNLQSILGSIQSQTERLGGAIGEGVSCKNTLVESSNRTREIADNLVGANRQLVEDVVHIRSAVDQSQDNVTAMREAADALRQDLNLINQEAQNGNVNVQTVADLSSRMDMNLSAMNNRLASINGVIGEVTSAITEQRGALVEMSQQSRDARERSEHANVRAEAVGPVVDALNSAAIEIGKVVDVINNIAEQTNMLALNASIEAAGAGDAGKGFAVVANEVKELAQQTAQATEDISTQVRDVQDNSRTVASALGEIIKSVNRVNEANNAIAHGVEDQTHVTERSAHSMLQAAQATDEITQQSMELTQFAQDLDQAAGQAAESSQQIAGAVSASVVHADQVANAAMATHELADRIGQAAERSDSNAGHVRHELDQAFDLITGMHRNIGGLESLFTDLEGGRKELDSAQAELTA